The following proteins are co-located in the Paenibacillus sp. FSL H8-0079 genome:
- a CDS encoding ABC transporter ATP-binding protein has translation MSSISSATVPEACHIDVDHVSVVFGTGSQQVTALSDVTFQIQSNEFVSLLGPSGCGKSTLLRLVGDLLQPTSGAVRIAGQEPERARLQRQFGIVFQTPALFDWRTVRHNVELPLELLGTRRKECRRISGELLEMVGLTRFADHYPWQLSGGMQQRVSIARALALDPPLLLMDEPFSALDEFTKEKLQLELLEIKRSTGKTFLFVTHSIPEAVFLSDRIIVLSAHPGQVHSIHSVNLPSERHSELRETEAFYHMITTIRNCFYEERDESHVPAIL, from the coding sequence ATGTCCTCCATATCCTCAGCTACAGTCCCCGAAGCCTGTCATATTGATGTAGATCATGTGTCCGTTGTCTTCGGCACAGGGTCACAACAAGTCACTGCCTTGTCGGATGTTACTTTCCAGATTCAGTCTAATGAGTTTGTCTCCCTGCTGGGCCCTTCCGGCTGTGGCAAGTCGACCTTGCTCCGGCTGGTGGGTGATCTACTTCAGCCTACCTCAGGAGCCGTTCGCATCGCAGGCCAGGAGCCTGAGCGGGCCCGGCTACAGCGGCAGTTCGGCATCGTCTTCCAGACACCCGCCTTGTTCGATTGGCGCACCGTTCGTCACAATGTGGAATTGCCCTTGGAGCTGCTCGGTACCCGCCGGAAGGAGTGCCGCCGCATTAGCGGTGAGCTGCTTGAAATGGTAGGGCTAACCCGCTTCGCCGACCATTATCCATGGCAGCTCAGTGGAGGGATGCAGCAACGTGTATCCATTGCACGTGCCCTTGCGCTTGATCCGCCATTGCTGCTCATGGATGAACCCTTTTCAGCCCTAGATGAATTCACCAAAGAAAAGCTTCAATTAGAGCTACTTGAGATCAAGCGCTCGACAGGCAAGACCTTCCTCTTTGTCACACACAGCATCCCCGAAGCCGTATTTCTGTCCGATCGAATCATCGTGCTCTCGGCGCATCCAGGACAGGTGCATTCCATTCATTCCGTCAACCTGCCTTCCGAACGTCATAGTGAACTGAGAGAAACGGAAGCTTTCTACCACATGATTACGACCATCCGCAATTGCTTCTATGAGGAGCGTGATGAATCTCATGTCCCTGCGATTCTTTAA
- a CDS encoding ABC transporter substrate-binding protein — protein sequence MYKTLKLGLLVMVMLVVTVLSACSTKSEPAAQPVVVGSGESGEADKPLTKVKIQLKWVPQAQFAGIYAAKEKGFFADEGIDAEIIPGGPDIVIEQQVVNGAADVGITGVDSLLVSRDNGLPLVSLAQISQKSSYRLIAKKSLGITDPAQMKGKKVSTWFGSQQFQVLAFMEKNGLDPKKDIELVKQGFTMDQFFNDQVDVATATIYNEYHVVLESGTKESDLDVFNIEDAGVGMLEDTLIAKKDWVDSNRELAVKVTRAILKGWNYAIDEQDETVDIVMSNVTDGSTTREHQVTMLEEIAKLIRPEGFTEQQVGSFVDESFSRTADIALNYGLIKKAANLDEALEKSIYEEAVK from the coding sequence ATGTACAAAACGTTGAAGTTGGGTCTGCTGGTCATGGTTATGTTGGTGGTTACGGTTCTGAGCGCATGTTCTACGAAGTCCGAGCCGGCGGCACAGCCAGTTGTTGTAGGTTCAGGAGAATCGGGAGAGGCGGATAAACCCTTAACCAAAGTGAAGATTCAACTGAAATGGGTGCCGCAGGCGCAGTTTGCCGGGATCTATGCAGCGAAGGAAAAAGGTTTTTTTGCAGATGAAGGCATTGATGCCGAGATTATTCCGGGTGGTCCGGATATCGTGATTGAGCAGCAGGTGGTCAATGGTGCGGCAGATGTGGGAATCACGGGAGTAGACAGTCTGTTAGTCAGCCGGGATAATGGTCTGCCGCTCGTGTCGCTCGCCCAGATCTCGCAGAAGAGTAGTTATCGCTTGATCGCCAAGAAGTCCCTAGGCATTACTGATCCGGCTCAGATGAAAGGCAAGAAGGTCAGTACCTGGTTCGGCAGTCAGCAGTTTCAGGTGCTCGCGTTCATGGAGAAGAATGGACTCGATCCGAAGAAAGATATTGAACTGGTGAAGCAGGGGTTCACGATGGATCAGTTTTTCAACGATCAGGTGGATGTAGCTACGGCGACGATCTATAACGAATACCACGTTGTGCTGGAAAGTGGAACGAAAGAGTCCGATCTGGATGTGTTCAACATTGAAGATGCCGGTGTTGGCATGCTGGAGGATACGCTGATTGCCAAGAAGGATTGGGTAGACAGCAACCGTGAGCTTGCGGTCAAAGTAACCCGTGCCATTTTGAAAGGCTGGAACTACGCCATAGATGAACAGGATGAGACGGTGGATATCGTGATGAGTAATGTGACGGATGGCAGTACCACTCGTGAGCATCAGGTAACGATGCTGGAAGAGATTGCGAAGCTAATTCGCCCGGAAGGATTTACGGAGCAGCAAGTCGGTAGCTTTGTGGATGAGTCTTTTTCCCGAACTGCGGATATTGCACTGAACTATGGCCTAATCAAAAAAGCCGCCAACCTGGATGAAGCGCTGGAGAAAAGCATCTATGAAGAAGCGGTGAAATAA
- a CDS encoding ABC transporter permease subunit — translation MSLRFFKPGYRSWVVIWIIAVLVLWEAAAWMLQLFLSPQQAASRLPYLHDVLAALFRYSGTLAEQGAVTFGNAAIGFAGGMLLGLGLALLMSGAVWLERTLSPYVVSSQMVPVIGLAPIVYGIIHNAEWARIVMAAYVTFFPIIIHTLKGLKSAAPEHLELMRSCGASLTARYIKCLLPSALPGLFSGMKIAAPLAVTSSIVVELMGAPDGLGVLMVSSLYYGHAQVGMFWATIMLSIGIGLISYLAISLAERWLTPWQPEFRAKGGQAT, via the coding sequence ATGTCCCTGCGATTCTTTAAACCGGGTTATCGTTCCTGGGTTGTCATCTGGATTATAGCGGTATTGGTACTGTGGGAAGCAGCCGCCTGGATGCTCCAATTGTTCCTGTCACCTCAACAGGCGGCATCTCGCCTTCCATATCTGCATGATGTTCTTGCAGCCTTGTTTCGCTACTCGGGTACGCTGGCAGAGCAGGGGGCTGTCACCTTTGGCAATGCAGCCATTGGTTTTGCGGGGGGAATGCTGCTTGGTCTAGGTCTGGCTCTACTCATGAGTGGGGCTGTATGGCTGGAGCGCACGTTATCGCCCTATGTAGTCTCCTCACAGATGGTTCCGGTCATCGGTCTCGCACCAATTGTGTACGGCATCATCCACAATGCGGAGTGGGCGCGGATTGTTATGGCGGCGTATGTCACCTTCTTCCCGATCATCATCCATACGTTGAAAGGATTGAAAAGTGCAGCACCAGAGCATCTGGAGCTTATGCGTTCCTGTGGAGCTTCACTGACTGCGCGTTATATCAAATGTCTGCTGCCCTCAGCACTGCCGGGACTATTTTCCGGCATGAAAATAGCTGCTCCGCTGGCGGTGACTTCCTCCATCGTTGTGGAATTGATGGGGGCTCCCGACGGACTCGGCGTCCTGATGGTCAGTTCGTTATATTACGGCCATGCCCAAGTTGGCATGTTCTGGGCCACCATCATGCTTAGCATTGGCATTGGCCTGATCTCATATCTGGCCATCAGCCTGGCTGAACGTTGGTTAACTCCCTGGCAGCCTGAATTCAGGGCCAAAGGAGGTCAAGCCACATGA
- a CDS encoding aspartate aminotransferase family protein, with protein MSSVDQQPQPLGGTKEEWLEKDRKYVWHHISPHNDHPMIAVSGEGSWITDQDGTRYLDAMSGLWCVNVGHGREEIARSAYEQMKALAYVPMTQSHEPAILLAEKLNDWLDGEYRIFFSNSGSDANEVAFKIARQYHHQNGEPTRHKFISRHRAYHGNSMGALGATGQAARKIKYEPLGVGFSHVPPPYCYRCPFGRNKDGCGLECATIYEEVIRWEGPETVAAVIMEPVITGGGMIVPPLDYMRTVQEICQRYGVLLIVDEVICGFGRSGQKFGHQNYGVQPDIVTMAKGMTSAYSPLSATAVRADLYDTFREPGPDAHFRHVNTFGGNPVSCRVALANLEILERENLVSRAEELGYLLREKLEPLLELSIVGDIRSFGFACGVELIEADGSPAEADKVMKVLASCKRDGILIGKNGDTVPGFANILTISPPFVTTEEELDLIAGSLLVALRSLDAG; from the coding sequence ATGAGTTCTGTGGATCAGCAGCCGCAGCCGCTTGGCGGTACGAAGGAAGAATGGCTGGAGAAGGATCGCAAATACGTGTGGCATCACATCTCGCCTCATAACGATCATCCGATGATTGCAGTAAGTGGAGAGGGCAGTTGGATTACCGATCAGGATGGTACGCGTTATCTGGATGCGATGTCGGGACTGTGGTGTGTGAATGTGGGGCATGGCCGTGAGGAGATTGCGAGAAGTGCCTACGAACAGATGAAAGCACTCGCTTATGTACCGATGACGCAGAGTCACGAACCGGCGATTTTGCTGGCGGAGAAGCTGAATGATTGGCTGGATGGGGAGTATCGAATATTCTTCTCCAACTCGGGTTCAGATGCGAATGAGGTGGCTTTCAAAATAGCCCGTCAGTACCACCATCAGAATGGTGAGCCTACTCGGCACAAATTCATCTCCCGTCACCGTGCGTATCACGGCAACTCCATGGGAGCGCTGGGCGCCACCGGGCAAGCCGCCCGCAAGATCAAATACGAGCCGCTCGGCGTAGGTTTCTCTCATGTTCCACCACCGTATTGTTACCGCTGTCCGTTTGGACGAAACAAGGATGGATGCGGACTCGAATGTGCAACCATCTATGAAGAGGTGATTCGTTGGGAAGGTCCCGAGACAGTTGCCGCAGTAATTATGGAGCCGGTGATCACGGGGGGCGGTATGATTGTGCCCCCGCTGGATTATATGCGTACCGTGCAAGAGATCTGTCAGCGCTATGGCGTGTTGCTCATTGTCGATGAGGTCATCTGTGGTTTTGGCCGCTCTGGGCAGAAGTTTGGTCATCAGAACTATGGCGTACAGCCTGATATTGTGACGATGGCAAAAGGCATGACCAGTGCGTATTCGCCACTATCAGCAACGGCCGTGCGAGCCGATCTGTATGACACGTTCCGGGAACCCGGCCCGGATGCACACTTTCGGCATGTGAATACATTTGGCGGAAATCCGGTGTCCTGTCGGGTGGCACTGGCGAATCTGGAGATTCTGGAACGAGAGAATCTGGTCAGCCGGGCGGAAGAACTGGGATATCTGCTTCGTGAGAAGCTGGAACCTTTGCTGGAGCTGTCCATTGTGGGGGATATCCGTTCGTTCGGATTCGCCTGTGGGGTGGAGTTGATTGAAGCAGACGGATCTCCTGCGGAGGCGGATAAAGTAATGAAGGTACTCGCCAGTTGTAAAAGGGACGGCATCCTGATTGGCAAGAACGGTGATACCGTACCGGGGTTTGCAAATATTTTGACGATTTCCCCACCATTTGTCACCACCGAGGAAGAGCTGGATCTGATCGCTGGAAGTTTGCTCGTTGCACTCCGTAGTCTGGACGCAGGTTAG
- a CDS encoding nitrilase-related carbon-nitrogen hydrolase — protein sequence MGKISIGLIQASHEIEGSAPVEVHKEAAVQKHIALVREAAARGAKIIGLQEVFYGPYFCTEQNPKWYTSAEPVPEGPTTRRFQELAKELAVVIILPVYEVEGIASYYNTAAVIDADGTYLGKYRKHHIPHVEAGEGTNGFWEKYYFKPGNLGFPVFDTAYARVGVYICYDRHFPEGARLLGLAGAEIVFNPSATVAGTSEYLWKLEQPAHAVANGYYVAAINRVGVEAPWNMGEFYGQSYLVDPRGRMVAIGSRDQDEVVIGEMDTEMIREVRNVWQFYRDRRPETYEHLVSL from the coding sequence ATGGGCAAAATCAGCATCGGATTAATCCAGGCTTCTCATGAAATCGAAGGTTCGGCTCCCGTTGAGGTGCACAAAGAGGCTGCAGTTCAGAAGCACATTGCGCTGGTCCGTGAAGCGGCTGCAAGAGGCGCCAAGATCATCGGATTGCAGGAAGTATTCTATGGGCCTTACTTTTGTACAGAGCAGAATCCCAAATGGTATACATCCGCTGAACCTGTGCCGGAAGGGCCAACGACCAGACGTTTTCAGGAACTGGCGAAGGAGCTTGCGGTAGTGATTATTTTACCCGTGTACGAGGTGGAGGGCATTGCTTCGTATTACAATACGGCAGCTGTCATTGATGCAGATGGTACGTATCTGGGCAAATATCGCAAACATCATATCCCACATGTGGAAGCAGGTGAGGGTACAAATGGATTCTGGGAAAAGTATTATTTCAAACCAGGTAACCTCGGGTTTCCGGTATTTGATACGGCCTACGCCAGAGTCGGCGTGTACATCTGTTATGATCGTCATTTTCCGGAAGGGGCTCGATTGCTTGGGCTCGCGGGGGCAGAGATTGTGTTTAATCCGTCCGCTACGGTTGCGGGTACATCGGAATATCTGTGGAAACTGGAACAGCCTGCTCATGCGGTAGCTAACGGCTATTATGTTGCAGCTATCAACCGGGTCGGCGTGGAAGCGCCATGGAATATGGGTGAATTTTATGGACAGTCGTACCTGGTCGACCCGCGAGGCAGAATGGTAGCGATCGGCAGCCGGGATCAGGATGAGGTCGTTATTGGCGAGATGGATACGGAGATGATTCGTGAGGTGCGTAATGTGTGGCAGTTCTACCGCGATCGCAGGCCGGAAACGTACGAACATCTGGTTAGCCTGTGA
- a CDS encoding M20 family metallo-hydrolase, whose amino-acid sequence MQTTTGKLINQLRLNERIEQLSRIGRIAETGVCRLALTPEDMDGIIQVRLWMEKAGLTTRLDPFGNLIGRLEGEDQALPILMIGSHIDSQPYGGRYDGAIGVLGALEAVQCLIENGIQPRMPIEIIAFCDEEGSRFNKGLFGSRGITGQLEEGELERQDKNGVTRREALEAFGCSPSDFEEAIYPPGSIGSYLELHIEQGPVLEAMNAPVGLVTGISGPLWLTVTMKGMAGHAGSVPMGMRHDALVGSAKVIAAFDDMVREDPEAPTVGTVGSLRVFPDSRNIIPEEVSFTVDLRDMEMERRNRLEARLMNMLDDMSSRYGLTYSLTEDTNSEPRYCAEPIMSVIRSSAKEIGITLPELMSGPFHDALALSLVCDYGMIFVRSKDGISHHPSEYSSPEDIGLGTEVLYRTIRRMCSGMNQPIILTEEAL is encoded by the coding sequence ATGCAGACCACAACAGGCAAACTCATTAATCAGCTTCGGCTGAATGAGCGAATTGAGCAGTTGTCACGCATTGGCCGAATCGCGGAGACGGGTGTCTGCCGACTTGCCCTGACCCCGGAAGATATGGACGGCATCATACAAGTTCGTCTTTGGATGGAAAAGGCCGGTCTGACGACTCGACTCGATCCCTTCGGCAATCTGATTGGTCGTCTGGAAGGGGAGGATCAGGCGCTGCCGATCCTCATGATTGGTTCCCACATCGACTCTCAGCCGTACGGCGGTCGATATGATGGAGCAATTGGCGTGCTCGGCGCGCTCGAAGCGGTGCAATGCCTGATCGAAAATGGCATACAGCCCCGTATGCCGATAGAGATAATTGCCTTTTGCGATGAAGAGGGTTCACGTTTTAACAAAGGCCTGTTCGGCTCACGTGGCATAACTGGTCAGTTGGAAGAAGGCGAACTGGAGCGGCAGGATAAAAACGGAGTGACCCGTCGGGAGGCGCTGGAAGCCTTTGGCTGTTCTCCTTCGGATTTTGAAGAGGCGATCTATCCGCCAGGTTCCATAGGCAGTTATCTGGAGTTGCACATTGAGCAGGGGCCGGTGCTGGAAGCGATGAATGCACCAGTAGGTCTGGTGACGGGCATATCGGGCCCGCTGTGGCTTACGGTGACGATGAAAGGCATGGCCGGTCATGCTGGTTCCGTTCCCATGGGGATGCGGCATGATGCTTTGGTAGGCAGCGCCAAAGTCATTGCGGCTTTTGACGACATGGTGAGAGAAGACCCGGAAGCCCCAACCGTAGGTACGGTGGGAAGTCTGAGGGTGTTTCCAGACTCGCGTAACATCATCCCGGAGGAAGTCAGTTTCACGGTGGATTTACGAGACATGGAGATGGAGCGCAGGAACCGGCTTGAAGCCCGATTGATGAATATGTTGGATGACATGAGTTCCCGATATGGTCTAACTTACTCGCTGACAGAGGATACGAATAGTGAGCCGAGGTATTGTGCAGAGCCGATCATGTCGGTGATTCGTTCATCCGCGAAAGAGATCGGGATTACTTTGCCAGAACTGATGAGTGGTCCGTTCCATGATGCATTGGCCCTTTCGCTTGTGTGTGATTATGGCATGATCTTTGTCCGCAGCAAGGACGGTATCAGTCATCATCCCAGCGAATATTCCTCCCCGGAGGATATTGGACTGGGCACGGAAGTGTTATATCGCACCATTCGGAGGATGTGCAGTGGAATGAACCAACCAATCATTTTAACTGAGGAGGCGTTATGA
- a CDS encoding ABC transporter permease, with translation MSEGRVLSRKSDEGVTIAAVTGAATTLTGSQMAAAPGSEIHGQRGQAGKARPGTGVRGRSIALSMLPWGAGVVFLALWQLRLFHWIFSLESYQLPVPSAIAASIQENANMLFRYAMYSGTEMLGGFLLGSLLGALAAAGASFFPTSGRAAVTVLSALNAVPIVALAPIMNNWFGDGIWSRIAVVTVITMAAMAVSLFKGLTSIQPQYSDLLSGLAASRMQFFWKLRLPHALPSLFAGLKINMSTSIIGAIVGEFFIASQGLGYLLSDQIRLANMPLAWSCIVIAAALGIVLYEAVVLAEKRLIPWNRARTEP, from the coding sequence ATGAGTGAAGGTAGAGTGTTGAGCCGGAAAAGTGATGAAGGTGTGACGATTGCTGCTGTAACTGGTGCGGCTACGACCCTCACGGGTTCACAGATGGCAGCTGCTCCCGGATCGGAAATCCATGGACAACGGGGACAAGCCGGAAAGGCCAGACCGGGCACTGGCGTTCGCGGGCGCTCGATTGCACTGAGCATGCTTCCTTGGGGTGCGGGTGTGGTGTTTCTCGCCCTCTGGCAGCTCAGGTTGTTTCATTGGATATTCTCGCTGGAAAGCTACCAACTGCCTGTGCCTTCCGCGATTGCAGCATCCATTCAGGAAAATGCCAATATGCTCTTTCGATATGCGATGTACAGCGGAACCGAAATGCTGGGTGGTTTCTTGCTCGGTTCCCTGTTGGGTGCTCTGGCGGCGGCAGGTGCATCGTTTTTCCCAACAAGCGGCAGGGCGGCGGTTACGGTTTTGTCGGCACTGAACGCCGTTCCCATCGTGGCCCTAGCCCCGATTATGAACAATTGGTTCGGTGACGGGATCTGGTCGCGTATTGCTGTCGTCACGGTGATTACGATGGCAGCAATGGCAGTCAGCCTGTTCAAAGGACTGACTTCCATTCAGCCGCAGTACAGTGATTTGCTGAGTGGCCTTGCTGCGAGCAGGATGCAGTTTTTTTGGAAGCTGAGACTGCCTCATGCCCTGCCTTCCCTCTTTGCCGGTCTGAAGATCAATATGTCGACCAGTATTATCGGGGCCATTGTGGGTGAATTTTTCATCGCCTCCCAGGGTCTAGGGTACCTGCTCTCGGATCAGATTCGACTGGCGAACATGCCCTTGGCCTGGTCCTGCATTGTCATCGCCGCCGCGCTCGGCATTGTGTTGTATGAAGCGGTTGTCCTGGCAGAAAAGCGACTCATTCCGTGGAACCGTGCACGCACAGAACCATAA